The Sporosarcina sp. 6E9 genome segment TAAATTATGAAGATTATTATAAGGTTAATGTTGAAAACCGACAGCTAAATAAATTATTCAAGATAGACATCAGTAACAAAGGAGCCGATTATTTATCGCAGTTTTATGATGAAGAAGGTAAATTGAAGGAACCATTTCTTGGCGGGGCTTTGGGCATTAGCGCCTTGAATCCAATCATTACAAATAATAAAAGCTACAATTATGACATACTAGCATTCCAACGGATTATTGGAACGGTTAATGGCGATACCTTGGGCTATATTGAAAATTTATTGACATGGAACGGCAATCAATTCGTATCAAAGTGGTTATCTCTTTTAACTTCAAGTGAAAATTAGATTCCATTTCCACTTAATTTTGATAACGCCTTCATCTCCTGTAAATAACGTATACTGTCCTCATATAAGCGAATACTACAGTTGATTACATTAAAAAGGAGTGAGGGAATTGGCGAAAAAAGATAATAAATCGCATCATGATAAGGGCGTACGACTAAATTTGAATCGGCAGGAACACTCGAATAGTTTTATCCAACGACGCGATCCCAGGTTAAATCAGCAACAAATTGCAGAGATAAATTTAGCCCAAAATCATCAAGAAGGAAATGAAAACTTTCGTGAACTTCAATCGCAATTAGCAGAAGCCGCGGAAGAATTTGATCACCAAGATTATTCCCCGCAAAAACCGAAAAAGAAATAATTTAAGAATCATCAAGGAAGTGCCTGGTTACAAAAACCGGCACTTTTCTCTGGTTATTCCTAGAATCCATTCACTTCTTTAACATTTGTTCCTGCGCCATCCGAACCATTTCTTTTACCATATTCCCGCCAATCGGTCCTCCGATTTTACCTGCATTTTCAGCGGTAATTTTACCGTTGTAACCTTTTGTTAAAGGAATACCGAGTTCGTTTGCTATTTCGAATTTTACATCGTCAGGATTGTTCGAATTCACTTTGTATCCATGTTGACGCATAACATCGGCTTTCAGTTTATCCAACTCTTTTCGCGCTTCGGGAACTAATATTTTATTGTTTTTCGCCATTTTCTTTACCTCCTTTTTTCGTAGTATTTCCTGAAATGATTCATTTACTCCCAACGCAGATGATTCGATATCAATATACATAATGCGTATAATCAATCCTGAAAAGTATAGACTTATTATATCGGTATTTCGTAAGTGTAAAATAAATAATTCTAGGAGATTAATATGACAAATATACAAAAAGAAGAAACTGGATGGAATTTAGACAATAGTTATGCTCGTCTGCCGAACATCTTTTTTACTAAGATGGATCCGAATCCTGTAGACGCACCCGAATTGATAATCCTCAATGATTCCCTGGCAATGTCGCTAGGGCTAAATGCCAATACGCTAAAAAGTGAGGAGGGAATTGCAGTATTTGCCGGTAACGGGATTCCTGAAGGTGCATTGCCGCTTGCGCAAGCCTACGCTGGCCATCAATTTGGAAACTTTACGATGTTGGGTGACGGCCGGGCAATGCTCATTGGTGAACAAATAACGCCATCGGGCGAGCGATTTGATATTCAGCTAAAAGGATCAGGGCGTACCCAATATTCTCGCGGTGGCGATGGAAGAGCTGGTATTGGCCCGATGCTGCGAGAATATATTATCAGTGAAGCGATGCATGCACTTGGTATTCCAACAACCCGTAGTTTAGCGGTGGTAACTACAGGAGAAGCCATATTCCGCGAAACCATGTTATCAGGTGCTATATTAACGCGCATTGCCAAAAGTCATTTACGTGTGGGGACGTTTCAATATGCTGCGCAGTGGGGAACGTTTGAAGATCTTCAACAACTGGCCGATTATGCGATACAACGTCATTATCCGGAAATTGAAGCTGACGAAAATCGTTATCTTTCGTTTCTGCAAGCAGTAATTTCTAGACAGGCTGCTTTAATCGCTAAATGGCAATTAGTTGGATTTATCCACGGTGTGATGAATACCGATAACATGGCCATTTGCGGTGAAACAATCGATTACGGTCCTTGCGCTTTCATGGACACGTACGACCCAGCAACTGTTTTCAGTTCAATCGACATTCAAGGTCGTTACGCCTATGGCAATCAACCATCGATAGCCGGATGGAATCTCGCTCGTTTAGCTGAAACGCTCATCCCGCTATTACATGAAGACGAGTCAGAAGCCCTCAAATTAGCGCAAGATACAATTTCAAGATTTCCTGAGGCGTATCAATCGAGTTGGTTGTCTGGCATGAGGCGTAAATTAGGATTATTTAATGAAGAAGACGACGATGCCAGTCTAATCAATCAACTACTTACCATGATGAAAAATCACCAAGCCGATTTCACCAATACATTTCGTGCGTTGACTGTTAATAAATTGACTGATCACAAAATGTTTGGCTCATCAGAATTTACGGAGTGGCATGGCGTATGGCAAGCCAGATTAGAGAGACAACAGGAATCTATAGAATCTTCTTACCAATTAATGCGAGACAGCAATCCAGCAGTCATTCCTCGTAATCATCGCGTCGAAGAAGCACTGGAAGCTGCAGTTGTGCAAGGCGATTATCGTGTGATGAATCAACTTCTGGAAGCTCTTCAAGATCCATACAATTACGCTTCTGCAAATGAAAAATATACAACATTACCTGAATCCACCATTCCATATCAAACTTTTTGTGGGACATGATTTTACAGGAAAAACGTCAAATAACAATCTATTCACAGACACAATTCACATATGAATTAGTGTCTTCTTTTTTCGTTGATACATCAACATTTAAAATGGGAACCTTTATTTGTTTCAATCGAATTAAAGTTAAAGTGTAGGTTAGTTCAAGAAGTATCTTGGGTTTGATTGACGTTGAGTTTAAGTGAGGGAGGGATATATTGGGGATACAATACAGTTCTGATGACTGAAGATCTTTTAGGCGAAAAATTGATATATTACTTTGATAGCTTGGATGTTCAAAAATATATTACATCGTCACCAAGCGGTTGCTTTAGTAAAATAAAGCTAGTAAATATACGTAAAAAGCTTAGAAATCTAAGCTTTTTTATTTGCCAATTTGCTGTTGAAATTATGCTGATTGGTATGATATTTGACACTGTCAGTAGCGTTTTTCTCCCCGTCAACCGAACCAGTCACATAACTATGGGAGGTCCTTTTGTGTTTTAGACTTTGTGACACGGGTATTTATAGACTAAGCACTAAAACTACTAAAATTCTAGGAGGAAATATCAACATGGCAGATAAAAGATTTGTAGGTACATTCCAAACAGAACACGAAGTTTTGAATATAATTGACGAGCTAAAGACAGAAGGCTATTCAGAAGATGATATTTACGTTGTCACAAATGATGAAGATTCACTATCGATTGTTCGAGGACAGACGGATGTCGATTTGGAGTCTCCAGGCGGAAACTGGCTAGATAGATTCATTGCCTTCATTAGTGGAGATGAACCGGTGAAGGCGGCATTTAATGATATGGGACTCACCAAAGAAGAAGCTACTCGTCATTATGAGGAAGTGAAGAATGGGCGCATCTTGTTGTATGTTGACCAAGAATACGGAAGAACAACCTATGACAGGCAGGCGGAATTTCTAGAAAACTATTCCGATCCGAACCTAGGCTCGAACTTGACCACTGGTGATGTAGGCGCAAACGCTACTTTAAATCATGCTAGCCGGAATATCGATACCGAAGTGAATATCGGTGAACATGTTGTCGGGCAAGAACAGTCAGTGGAAGTCCCCGTTTCACGTGAAGAAGTAGATATCGAAAGACGAGCGGTGTATGACGAGACGGCAGCAGGACAAGTTTTCGTTGATGGTGACAACGTACGACATGAAGAGGAAGATTTTGTGAATCAAATTGATAGAGATGCTGAAGATAAATTAGATACGGAGCGTTCACAATACGACCCCCCAAAACGACCGTGACCGACTATGATATCTATGAAATTGAAATTTCTGTAAAATACTAAACCATTCAGTTGAGCGGTACAGGAACTAAATCAAACACCAAACAGAGTCCAAATTCGGATACGAATTGGACTCTTTCTTTACTGTTGTTTCTCGATGATTAATTGACCTTTTTGCTCGTCGACATTGAAAGTGAATTGCTTATTATTTACCAAATTCGCTGAAACTTTTCTTCCTTGATAGCGTTCATCTGCATAAATAAATACATAACCCTCTCTTTCAATAATAACGTAACCTTCACGCTCTCCTTCCTGTAATTCCAATAAGTCATAACCTGCTTTAGAGTAATTAAATAGGGCAATGGCAGGCATATCATCAATAGTTAGTGCAAAGGCTGTCAGCTCACCATCAATCCATTCATCTATTTTAGTTATTTCCGCAAGGTCTTTATTTAACGAATAATGACTTCCATAATACGATTGGATTTCACGCCAAAGTTCTTGCTGTGTCGGATATTCGAGATTTGACCAAGTACCTATTTCTGTTACTTCATCTTTATCGCACCGCAAGATCACACCGATAGTTGGCGTCTCAACATCATTTACATGGAAATCACCAACTGTATATCCGGCTTCATATTGTTCCGGTACAACCGTGAATACCCGATTGGGGTAGTTATTATCTAGATAATCACTTACGATTTCATACGCCTCTGAATGTTTATTCGTTTTCAACGTAGGAAAATAGAGAATATATCCGAAAAATCCTAAGACTAGGATGCTCGTAAACACAATTGCTATTCTTCTTTTCTTTCTAAAAATAAACCACAGAATTGTTATCGCAATTACTACTGCAACTCCAATTAAAAAAAAGTAGATCAGTTCACTTGGACTCATATGATCTCTCCCAACACAAATTTAATTATTTTAAGTGTTCTTCTAAAATCTGGACGGTTTATGGAATATTAAATATATATTTAAACTACTGTTATCATACCAGAATTACCATAAAGATCCTTTCTAAAACGAAAAGCACCGCTAATCGCGATGATGATTGCTGTTCTATTACGAGGTTATTTCGCTTGTTATTTCAAGTATTAAAAAATATATATCAAGGACTTCCAAGTTGTGGTAAAGTGTGAGTATGGCGATAATTCTGTTAACAGTTCAATTTGGCTTTCTTATCAACATTTTTTGATTAAAGAAAGGGGTAATGTTCTATGAGGAGGATAGTGCGTGTATTCTATAGAGACGATAATGGATTTGAAGAGGAAATTCACCTTGGTGAAGTAACAACTCATACGTATACAAATAAGTTGAAACAGAAAATATTTTGTCCGACGGAAAATTGTTCAGCCAGAATTAGTTATAGTGGCGGGAGATACCCGCATTTCAGAACATGGAGATACGATCAACATTCAGTAAATTGTCCTTACTATTTTGCCCGATTTCCTGTTAAGTTGGGTAGAAATCTCACGGATATTGTGCGTGTCGAAATCTCTTATAATAGACGGCAAAATGCCTTAAATGACGCCTATATTCAGATGAATCTATCAGTGGAAGAACGCGAGGCACTAAGAAACAGCAGAATTAAACCTAGAAATAGTGTTAGGGGAATTACTTCTAGAAAAGCTAACGTAAAGGCAGAACAGCTCGTTTTATTTGATAGTGGATTGTATGAAGATGAACTCATTTTCAGAAGAAGAAATATATCAAAGCGATTAGTCGATGGAATTACGGCATCTGACATCGGCGAAATTCGTTTGGTTATGGGGAAGATTACATCAAATATAGTAGATGGCGAAACCGCGGAAATAGTTGTGGAAAATAACAACAAAGTGATTACTGTCGTCTTCGAAGAATCTTTTACAGCCGATCCATATAACAGTAGCTATTTGAATAAATTCTGGGCAATCAATCAAGTTTTAAATCGTGAACGAGTCGTTCAATTCACTGGAATAGGTGATGTACGTAAAAATACCAGAAGTCACAGACTGGAACTAGTCATACACGCTGGAACTGACTTTAGGATAAACAATCGAGATATATCAGCATTAGCAGCACAACTGGCATTAGAGCAATATCGATTGGGGTGAATTGAGGAAAAGTATAAATCTAGGGAAGGTAGCCTGTAATTTTAAGGAGTTTTGCATTTTTATGTCATAGAATTCATAGGATAGAAGAATTACTTTATGCGGAAATAAAAGTAAAAGTTTTCGAAAGGGGAGGTATATGGGGGTACACAATGTTGGGGTTGGAGAACAGGTATTTGTAATTAAGAATAAAGAAGTTCATAAAGGTACTATAGTTAAGTATGTTAGTAAAAATCAACTAAATATCAAGTTAGCTAATCACGCAACGCCAATACGAGTGATTTACGGGATAAGTTTTTTCTTTACAAAGGATAAGGCAGACAGATTTATTGCTTCTTCGATTCTTCAAGAGAAAAAAGAAAATGAAAAGCGACTGGCCAATAAAAAGAAAAAAATCCAGTTATGCAATTCGTGTGCGATTCCGATTGGCCCATTTGGTCATTGTGGTTGCAGTTAACTAAGTCATTATTAATAACGTGAAAAACACGTTCAATCGCAACATGAAACGTGTTTTTTGTGGTTCAACGCTTATTATTCATTTAATGAATTAATGATGCTCTCAAATTGTTTGTGCCATTTTCCAAATACCCCTTTAAACAAGTCAACATGTAAACCCAACCTTCTTTTTGACCTAGCATTTTGTTTACGATTTCGGGATCATCTTCTTTTAACCCGGACTCAATTACCTGGATGATTGTAGTGACTCTATCCAACATTTCTAATTTTATCGTAACGACAGTTTCTTGACCTTCCTCGCCCCATAAGAATACGATTTTTTCATTTTCAAGTACTTCTGATACATAAATCATCCCTTCTGCATTGTATTCATCATATCTCCAAGTAATCGTTTTGCCCTGTACTACTCTTCCTGTTCCCGATGAAAACCAATAATTAGCCATTTTTACTGGGTCTATAATCGCTTCGAATACTTCATTTACCGGTTTTAGGATTTTCATTTTTGTCATAATATCTGTATACATACAAAGTCAACTCTCTTTCAGAATGTTTTATCAAGTATACCATGTGTTATTGAGTCAAATGAATAATTAAAACGAGACCTTTGTGGATATTCGCAAAGGTCTCGTTTAATCATTGTTTACAATAAAGGAGAAGGTAAAAAATGATATGGAGGGGTTTTAATTGAAACAGATTTTGTATATTTTAGGCGTTGCAACTTTATTGATGTTGGCTGGATGTGGTGACATTGATGAAAAAAATGATCGTGAAGTTTCAGCAGCTTCTGATCAGGATTCGGGTGTCGATAGTGAAGAGGATGGCGTCGAAGAAACAGAGCAAGAAGATAAGAAAGAAAAGTCGGTAGGTACCCGTTCAAATCCATTGCCATTTGGAGATACGATTACTGTAAAGGAAAATATTTACGATGACAGTTTTAATTCGTATCCTTCAGCACTTCAACTAACTTTACTAGAAGTAATCCGCGGTGATGAGGCTTGGTCCATTATTGAGAAAGAAAATCAGTTTAATGAACCAGCTGAAGAAGGGTATGAATATGCGCTCGTAAAGGTGAAGGGATTCTTGAAGGATTCAGAAACGGAAGATGATAGCTTATTTTTCTCCTCGTTTAATTTTAATTTTGTTTCAGATGAAGGGGAAGTATATGAGTTAGTTTCAGCTGTAATACCAAACGAACTGCATAAGGAACTCTTTAGTGGCGCAACAGGCGAAGGTTATATTTATAACCAGGTTAGAATCGGTGACGATTTCAAAGTTTCGTATGATTCAAGTGAAGGGTCACCTGTATTCTTTTTGGTGAAATAAAAATTCAGGAGGGTTTTTAATGGAGAAGATTGGTATTTTAGTATCCGCACTCATGTTGCTATTCTTAGTTGCTTGCTCGTCAGATAGTAGCGAAAGTGCAAAGGCTGACACCGGTGAAAAGGTGGCTGTCGATAAAGGAATTGTAAATGTTGAAGTGACATTACCTGCATCGTTTTTTGAAGGGGAAGATATTGAGGAAGCTATTGAAAATGCTAAAGATGAAGGAGTATCAGAGGTTACAAAAAATAGCGATGGATCATTGACTTATAAGATGTCAAAGTCTAAGCATAAAGAAATGATGGCTGAAATAGCTGATAATCTAATAAGTTATGCCGATGAATTGAAAACCGATGAAGATTTTCAATCCATTCAAGATATAAAGTACAATAAATCATTCTCGAAGTTTACGCTAATCGTCGATAAAGAAGCCTTTGAGAATGGTTTTGACGGTTTAGCTGCATTCGGCTTGGCAATGTCTGGGATGTACTATCAAGTCTTTGACGGTGCAGCGCCAGATAAGGTCAAAGTAGAAATTGACTATAAAGATCATATGACCGATGAGGTATTTGAGCGTGTCGTTTATCCCGATGCGTTTGAAGAATAAGAATGCTGTAGTCCACTTTTTTAGTGGGCTTCTTTTTTGTCTTCATAATAGTATCATTTTACTTCATATCAATTTGTAAACACGACGATTGACAAAGCAATTCATTTCATGTTATGTTTATCTCGAATTAAAGATACTTGAATTCAAATAAGTTTAGGGGTGATAAAAATGAAAGTAGACTCTGAAGAATTAAAAGCTGTTACTGTCATACTTCGTACCTCCCAAGCAATTCAAGAAGTCATTCGTAAAGATGTTGCTAAATATGGACTAAACCCAACAGAGTTTTCTGTTTTAGAGTTGTTGTACCACAAAGGTGACCAACCAACCCAAATGATTGGGAAGAAGGTTCTTCTGACTAGCGGTAGTATCACTTATGTCGTCGATAAGCTTGTGAATAAGAACTATGTAATTCGCAAAGCCTGTCCAAAAGATCGGCGCGTAACCCATGCAGGACTAACCGAAAGCGGAAAAGAGTTAATGGATGAAATTTTTCCGAAACATAAAATCATTATGGAAGAAGTTTTTGATCAGTTAGAAGCTGATGAACTTATCGAGACAGTTGAATTATTAAAACGTATTGGATATAGAGCAAAAAGTCTATAATATTTAAACAGGAGGACAATCATTATGAACGAATTAAAAGGAATTCACCATGTCACAGCTATTACGAGTAGCGCAGAGAAAAACTATGAATTTTTCACATATGCACTTGGTATGCGTTTGGTGAAAAAAACCGTCAACCAAGATGATATTCAAACCTATCACTTATTTTTTGCCGATGATAAAGGTAGTGCGGGGACAGATATGACGTTCTTTGATTTTCCAAACATCCCAAAAGGGACCCACGGAACAAATGAAATTTCAAAAACATCATTCAGAGTACCAACAGATGCTGCGCTTGATTATTGGGTAAAACGTTTTAATCGTTTGGAAGTAGAGCATACAGGCATTAAAGAACAATTTGGCAAAAAGACATTGTCATTTGTTGATTTTGATGATCAACAATATCAATTGATTTCAGATGAGTTTAATGAAGGCATAGAATCAGGAACCCCTTGGCAGAATGGTCCAATTCCACTTGAGTTTGCAATTACTGGTTTAGGCCCTGTTTTTGTCCGCATTGCTGAATTTGATTATTTCAAGGAAGTATTGGAAAAAGTGATGGTCTTTAATGAAAACGCACAAGAAGGTTCCTATCATTTATTCGAAGGCGGGCAGGGTGGAAACGGTGCTCAAATTATTGTTGAACATAATACCGTTTTACCCATCGCTCAACAAGGTTACGGAACAGTTCACCATGCTGCATTCCGTGTCGAAGACCGTGCTGTATTAGATGAATGGACAAACAGACTTGAAAGCTTCGGATTCCAAACTTCAGGCTTTGTCGATCGATTCTTTTTTGGATCGCTCTATGCGCGTGTTGCGCCGCAAATCTTATTTGAATTTGCGACAGATGGCCCTGGATTTATGGGGGATGAGCCGTACGAAACGCTTGGTGAACTCCTTTCCTTACCTCCATTTTTGGAGCCGAAACGCGAGCAAATTGAGAAGTTGGTTAGACCTATTGATACAGTTAGAAGCACAATTGATTTTGAAAAAGAATACGAGAAATAATTACAGTTGGATTTGGTAATATTTCTGAAAAACAAAACAGCCTTCACTCCCCATAATGGAGTGAAGGCTGTTTTGTTATAACTTAACCTTGTCTTAACATTGAAAACATACACTTGAAATATAGATGATTTAATAAAGTTAATAAAATGTATTAAAAAAGGGGAGAAATTTTGGAAATCATTCTAGGTTTATTTCTATTGATGTTGATAATGTTATTTTGCCTCGCGGGCATCATTATTATTTATTTGGTTTTGCAGTACAACACATTTATTTCTTTGCGCAACCGAATAGAAGAGGCGCATCATGCGATTGACACATATTTATTGCAACGGTTTGATCAATTATCGAAACTTGCGGACACCGTTGTGTCTTATACAGATTATGAACAAGAAACACAACTAAAGCTGGCTAAAATTCGTACAAATTACATCCAGATGTCAGCCAATGAAAAACTAGCTGCATCGAGCGAGATTGAAAATCTTCAAAAAAGCCTAAGATTACAAGTTGAAAATTATCCCGAATTGAAGGCGGACACAGTCTATCGTAGTTTAACATCAGCGATTACCGATGTAGAAGAAAAGTTATCAGCCAGTCGTAGATCCTATAACGCAAACGTTTACCAATTAAACACAAAGCTAAAGCAGTTTCCAACCCGTATGATTGGCTCATTTATGAAAATTCATGAAGTCGATATGTTAGAAGTTGCAGAAGAGCATAAAGTAGATATCAATCTAAGTGAAAGATTAGGGGGAATATAAATGTTTCCATCATTTGAATCGATATTACCAATTTTACAACCTTCATTCTCTGCGGCTGATAAACAAAGGAAAAACACGAAAAAAAAGCAATTAATCACTAATATAGTTTTCGGTTTAATCATTATAGGGTTTTATTTATTAACGAAAAATATATTTATCGTCGCTTTTTCATTGTTTTTCTGCATGTTTCTGAGGTCAATAGTTTTTAATCGTATGAATTATAAATTTAAAAAAACATATGCTGATTTGTTTATTACAAAACTAGTAGATGCGCTATTTCAAAATTATAAATCGCCGGAAGATGACGGTGAATTTACCTACCATGCTACTTATAACCCAAATGAGCATATTAAAAAGAATGAACTATATCAAAGCAATTATTTTGGACAGAATTATATGGTAAGTGGTGAAGATTATATTGAAGGACAATTGGGATTAACGACTTTTAAACTATCAGAAATCCATGTGATGGATTCGGGTGATAGTTCAGATGATAAGATAACAACTGTGTTTGAAGGGGTTGTATTTATTGCTGATTTTAATAATTTTTTTGAGGGAAGCACGTATATTTATAGACGAAAGTTTTTGGCTAACACACATGCACATGTTAAAAGCATAGGTGCATATAAGATTGAACTCACTGATCATGACTTTAATAAAGAATTTGTAGTCATGACAACTGATGACGTAGAAGCCCGCTATATTCTTTCTACAAACTTTGTACGTAAGCTCATGGAATACAGTCATACTACTGATGGAAAAGCAGAATTTACTTTTGTGGATAATAAAATGTTCATTTTTAGAAGAACAACAAAAGATCAATTCAGTGGTCAGCTTCACAATAGTAATGACGAAGCAAGATTAAGAGAAATATATGATGACTTTTTGGAGTATTTTTCAATAGTCGATGAGTTAACACTTAATCGGCGAATATGGAGTAAGGCATAATATCATTAATGGGAAAACAAGAGCCCCTTCCAACTTTTTGTTGAGAAAGGGACTTTTTCAATTACTTGCCTTTTTCCATAATCGCAAAATAATTTTCTTCATAATCCGCAAAATTAAATACTCGAACTGAAGGTAAACTCATAATTTCACCAACTGTAATGTTTTGATTTGTTAAGTGGGTATGGAATTCATCAAGATTTTCAGTGAAAAAAATTAATGATGGTGTTCCGAGATATAATTCGGGTTGCATCTGCGCAATTAAGGCCTTATTGTGGAGAATTAACGCAGTTTCAGCCTCATTTGACGGGGCGATTTCAATCCATTTCATACCCTGTCCGTTATCCTCTTCGGATTTCACGCTAAAACCTATGATTTCTGTCCAAAATTTTATAGCTTTATCTTGATTATTTACATACAACATAATTTGACCGACTTTACTGATCAATACACTCACTCTTTTTTAATCCAGAACTAATCATAATATAGCATAATTAATCTAATACTTTCGCTTATTAATATACGGATACTAAAATTAACATAAGATTTCGCTTTTTTTATAAACAAACATGTGATAAGATTCAGAATAAGCTTACAAGTTTTATGCATCCACTAAATTTAAGGGGTATTGATAAGATTCTGTGGGACAAAGGAAATTTAGTAAGCAATATACGATTTGCCGTCCTTTAGTAAATCTAGGGCATGTGGCATGAATGGAGAGGAATTGGGAGAATGAGTGAAAACATGACAACGACAACAACAACAAAAAATAGGTTTGCGGACTATCCTCAGCAACCGCATGGTGGGGAATTAATCGATAAGGTTCTTACAGGTATTGAGTTGGAAGAGGCGGTAGTGCGCGCAAAAAGTTTACCCGCGATTATGGTGGACCTAGAAGCGGTCATTACGCTTGAAATGATTGCGACAGGTGTATTATCACCCAATGAAGGCTTTATGAATGAAGTTGACTATAAATCTGTTCTTACTGTTGGCCGCTTGGCAAATGGATTGGTGTGGCCTGTCCCTTTAAGTTTTGCTCCAATCGGTAAACGAAACAGCGAAGTAGTGAAAACACTTTCAATTGGAGATGAAGTAGCGCTTTCTGATGAAAACAACGAACCAGTAGCAATTATGACAATAGAAGATATTTTTGAATATGATAAAGAATATCGTGCCTCTCATCTATTTGGCACAACAGATCGAAATCATCCAGGAGTTGACTCTATTTATAGAAGAATGGGCGATACGTCACTGGGCGGGCCGATTAAGTTATTACGGAGAGTGGAC includes the following:
- a CDS encoding ring-cleaving dioxygenase is translated as MNELKGIHHVTAITSSAEKNYEFFTYALGMRLVKKTVNQDDIQTYHLFFADDKGSAGTDMTFFDFPNIPKGTHGTNEISKTSFRVPTDAALDYWVKRFNRLEVEHTGIKEQFGKKTLSFVDFDDQQYQLISDEFNEGIESGTPWQNGPIPLEFAITGLGPVFVRIAEFDYFKEVLEKVMVFNENAQEGSYHLFEGGQGGNGAQIIVEHNTVLPIAQQGYGTVHHAAFRVEDRAVLDEWTNRLESFGFQTSGFVDRFFFGSLYARVAPQILFEFATDGPGFMGDEPYETLGELLSLPPFLEPKREQIEKLVRPIDTVRSTIDFEKEYEK
- a CDS encoding YdiU family protein, translating into MTNIQKEETGWNLDNSYARLPNIFFTKMDPNPVDAPELIILNDSLAMSLGLNANTLKSEEGIAVFAGNGIPEGALPLAQAYAGHQFGNFTMLGDGRAMLIGEQITPSGERFDIQLKGSGRTQYSRGGDGRAGIGPMLREYIISEAMHALGIPTTRSLAVVTTGEAIFRETMLSGAILTRIAKSHLRVGTFQYAAQWGTFEDLQQLADYAIQRHYPEIEADENRYLSFLQAVISRQAALIAKWQLVGFIHGVMNTDNMAICGETIDYGPCAFMDTYDPATVFSSIDIQGRYAYGNQPSIAGWNLARLAETLIPLLHEDESEALKLAQDTISRFPEAYQSSWLSGMRRKLGLFNEEDDDASLINQLLTMMKNHQADFTNTFRALTVNKLTDHKMFGSSEFTEWHGVWQARLERQQESIESSYQLMRDSNPAVIPRNHRVEEALEAAVVQGDYRVMNQLLEALQDPYNYASANEKYTTLPESTIPYQTFCGT
- a CDS encoding VOC family protein, with amino-acid sequence MISKVGQIMLYVNNQDKAIKFWTEIIGFSVKSEEDNGQGMKWIEIAPSNEAETALILHNKALIAQMQPELYLGTPSLIFFTENLDEFHTHLTNQNITVGEIMSLPSVRVFNFADYEENYFAIMEKGK
- a CDS encoding DUF3137 domain-containing protein; the encoded protein is MFPSFESILPILQPSFSAADKQRKNTKKKQLITNIVFGLIIIGFYLLTKNIFIVAFSLFFCMFLRSIVFNRMNYKFKKTYADLFITKLVDALFQNYKSPEDDGEFTYHATYNPNEHIKKNELYQSNYFGQNYMVSGEDYIEGQLGLTTFKLSEIHVMDSGDSSDDKITTVFEGVVFIADFNNFFEGSTYIYRRKFLANTHAHVKSIGAYKIELTDHDFNKEFVVMTTDDVEARYILSTNFVRKLMEYSHTTDGKAEFTFVDNKMFIFRRTTKDQFSGQLHNSNDEARLREIYDDFLEYFSIVDELTLNRRIWSKA
- a CDS encoding alpha/beta-type small acid-soluble spore protein is translated as MAKNNKILVPEARKELDKLKADVMRQHGYKVNSNNPDDVKFEIANELGIPLTKGYNGKITAENAGKIGGPIGGNMVKEMVRMAQEQMLKK
- a CDS encoding SRPBCC family protein; its protein translation is MYTDIMTKMKILKPVNEVFEAIIDPVKMANYWFSSGTGRVVQGKTITWRYDEYNAEGMIYVSEVLENEKIVFLWGEEGQETVVTIKLEMLDRVTTIIQVIESGLKEDDPEIVNKMLGQKEGWVYMLTCLKGYLENGTNNLRASLIH
- a CDS encoding general stress protein — its product is MADKRFVGTFQTEHEVLNIIDELKTEGYSEDDIYVVTNDEDSLSIVRGQTDVDLESPGGNWLDRFIAFISGDEPVKAAFNDMGLTKEEATRHYEEVKNGRILLYVDQEYGRTTYDRQAEFLENYSDPNLGSNLTTGDVGANATLNHASRNIDTEVNIGEHVVGQEQSVEVPVSREEVDIERRAVYDETAAGQVFVDGDNVRHEEEDFVNQIDRDAEDKLDTERSQYDPPKRP
- a CDS encoding LemA family protein; translation: MEIILGLFLLMLIMLFCLAGIIIIYLVLQYNTFISLRNRIEEAHHAIDTYLLQRFDQLSKLADTVVSYTDYEQETQLKLAKIRTNYIQMSANEKLAASSEIENLQKSLRLQVENYPELKADTVYRSLTSAITDVEEKLSASRRSYNANVYQLNTKLKQFPTRMIGSFMKIHEVDMLEVAEEHKVDINLSERLGGI
- a CDS encoding MarR family winged helix-turn-helix transcriptional regulator, producing MKVDSEELKAVTVILRTSQAIQEVIRKDVAKYGLNPTEFSVLELLYHKGDQPTQMIGKKVLLTSGSITYVVDKLVNKNYVIRKACPKDRRVTHAGLTESGKELMDEIFPKHKIIMEEVFDQLEADELIETVELLKRIGYRAKSL